Proteins encoded in a region of the Enterococcus gilvus ATCC BAA-350 genome:
- the ecbA gene encoding MSCRAMM family collagen-binding adhesin EcbA translates to MNTSKLKNWRVAVVVFTIIQLLASFVSSIVVHADINHPEQVSIEYGVGTGYRFKGKKANGENFETISSPLTAVSGGNRTPVFCIEPGVPINGPSSGGYVKNPLPNMSQKAKLVSALWNQTGNNTDYQMAAQAMVWEEVNHYTTAEITDLSSGRVIDLSGIKTKINQAIADYQKKPSFDQATAEVTLGKSITLTDQNNSQLASFDHVLKNTANVNYQLNGNNLIITPKADSNESGELVFEKSIHAGTPVAYKKAGEQTVMAGAIDQTNQYTVKIKVQKNGDLKIVKRDKESGALVPNTVFQLDFQGKLPNKEVTTGSDGSATLKNIPHGTEVIITEKSVPAPYVIDQTPMKATIKAGETIEVTSRNLRAKGQIIVDKVGKETGTNLWNEHYSLAGNQFEIHKDKPDGAIVQTIVTNEKGHAETPKSQGDALELGTYYVVESKASNGFVNTFEPIKVELTYENQTVPLVIQSVKGTNQEVTGEAILTKVDKETEEETQGSATFEGAEYTLYYGEDIGTHKLGSPVKWTDNFKPTVLKGTKSKTPVSKDAVTLVIDKNRQVSVGHLAVGKYFWLETKAPVGYTEDQTKYTFEIKKKDDVPSNAIVTEAVTGKEQVIRFGFDFFKFAQSSNGSASSGFNDLEFKLTPLEGTKEITGAEDTATTHCHEGLGFDGYGKFEQIPIGDYLFEEIEAPVGFQKIQPLEIHSRFEENKSDYRKSQYIFTITEVDQKETIKTVKVPYEKLTDKAFTVSLNRLMLYDLPEEKNQLTSLATWEDGEKVLESLEKTKAIDTVSYKLTQTKKDWFLVSQVIDVDATKKALEKDKKAEPVVISEQCHTLENETKEGKWEIKQELEPSKLKGKNYVLFNFLYASEKAYKDGEDPVALDNRLDNQGQMLKVNLKKSVAINTKAHLKDGGNTFTYGDVVDMYDDVEITHSELDGTKEAFETILVALFPDGKSEEIWKSGLIDYVVKDDLFTKTIVTEKVDTGKYPKGTKFTFKEINYDQEGEINAKHNEDLQEKDQTLYPKEVEQPKTPETPDVPQEKSLPQTGEQVNSLFLVVGTVLILLAGMVYLMKKPTK, encoded by the coding sequence ATGAATACATCAAAATTAAAAAATTGGCGAGTAGCTGTGGTCGTGTTTACGATCATTCAACTACTCGCTTCTTTTGTTTCTTCAATCGTTGTTCACGCGGATATCAATCATCCCGAACAAGTATCGATTGAATATGGCGTTGGAACTGGGTATCGCTTCAAAGGAAAGAAAGCGAATGGTGAAAACTTTGAAACAATTTCTTCACCGTTGACGGCTGTCAGTGGAGGAAATCGAACACCTGTCTTTTGTATTGAACCTGGTGTTCCGATTAATGGACCATCGAGTGGTGGATACGTGAAGAATCCACTACCGAATATGTCGCAAAAGGCAAAATTAGTTTCTGCTTTATGGAATCAAACGGGAAACAACACGGATTATCAAATGGCTGCACAAGCGATGGTTTGGGAAGAAGTGAACCATTATACCACTGCGGAAATCACAGATTTAAGTTCTGGACGTGTGATTGATTTAAGTGGTATCAAAACAAAAATCAATCAAGCCATTGCGGATTACCAAAAGAAACCAAGCTTTGACCAAGCAACTGCGGAAGTAACTTTAGGCAAATCCATTACGTTAACCGATCAAAACAATAGCCAGTTAGCGAGCTTTGACCATGTGTTGAAAAATACTGCCAATGTGAACTATCAGCTAAATGGAAATAATCTGATTATCACACCAAAAGCTGATTCCAATGAAAGTGGAGAGTTAGTTTTTGAGAAATCCATTCACGCCGGTACACCAGTTGCCTACAAGAAAGCTGGCGAACAAACGGTAATGGCTGGCGCGATTGACCAAACGAATCAATACACCGTGAAAATCAAAGTCCAAAAGAATGGTGACTTGAAAATCGTGAAACGAGATAAGGAATCCGGAGCGTTAGTGCCAAACACTGTCTTCCAATTAGACTTTCAAGGGAAGTTACCAAACAAAGAAGTGACAACAGGCAGTGATGGTTCGGCGACTTTAAAAAACATTCCTCATGGGACAGAAGTCATCATTACTGAAAAATCAGTACCTGCACCCTATGTCATTGATCAAACACCAATGAAAGCAACGATTAAAGCGGGTGAAACGATTGAAGTGACTTCTCGCAATCTGCGAGCCAAAGGACAAATCATTGTCGATAAAGTCGGCAAAGAGACGGGAACGAATCTCTGGAATGAACACTATTCCTTAGCGGGCAATCAATTCGAGATTCATAAAGATAAACCAGATGGTGCCATCGTTCAAACGATTGTGACCAACGAAAAAGGTCATGCCGAAACACCAAAATCACAAGGGGATGCCTTGGAGTTAGGAACTTATTACGTGGTTGAAAGTAAAGCCAGCAATGGGTTTGTGAATACTTTTGAACCAATCAAAGTGGAATTAACTTATGAAAACCAAACTGTGCCATTGGTTATCCAATCCGTAAAAGGCACCAATCAAGAAGTAACAGGTGAAGCGATTCTAACTAAAGTCGATAAAGAGACTGAAGAAGAAACACAAGGATCGGCAACGTTTGAAGGCGCAGAATATACCCTCTATTACGGTGAAGATATCGGAACTCATAAATTAGGTTCACCAGTGAAATGGACGGATAACTTCAAGCCAACTGTATTAAAAGGAACAAAATCTAAAACACCTGTTTCAAAAGATGCCGTGACCTTAGTGATTGATAAGAATCGTCAAGTGAGTGTGGGACATCTTGCCGTGGGAAAATACTTCTGGCTAGAAACCAAAGCACCAGTTGGTTATACAGAGGACCAGACGAAATACACCTTTGAAATTAAGAAAAAGGATGATGTCCCGTCAAATGCGATTGTAACCGAAGCTGTCACAGGTAAAGAACAAGTCATTCGCTTTGGTTTTGATTTTTTCAAATTCGCTCAGTCAAGTAATGGTTCCGCAAGTAGTGGTTTCAATGACCTTGAGTTTAAGCTAACGCCATTAGAAGGCACGAAGGAAATCACTGGCGCAGAAGATACGGCAACCACTCATTGCCATGAAGGACTTGGCTTTGATGGCTATGGGAAGTTTGAACAAATTCCGATTGGGGACTATCTCTTTGAAGAAATTGAAGCGCCAGTTGGCTTTCAAAAGATTCAACCACTAGAAATTCATAGTCGTTTTGAAGAAAACAAATCGGATTACCGTAAGAGTCAGTATATCTTCACCATCACGGAAGTGGACCAAAAAGAAACGATTAAGACCGTCAAAGTCCCTTATGAGAAACTAACAGACAAAGCCTTTACTGTCAGTTTGAATCGTTTAATGTTGTATGACTTACCAGAAGAAAAGAATCAACTCACTTCCCTTGCCACATGGGAAGATGGGGAAAAAGTTCTCGAATCTTTAGAGAAAACCAAAGCCATTGATACCGTCAGCTACAAGTTGACTCAAACAAAAAAAGATTGGTTCTTAGTTTCCCAAGTGATAGATGTGGATGCCACAAAAAAAGCGTTAGAGAAAGATAAAAAAGCAGAACCTGTCGTAATTTCTGAACAATGCCATACACTAGAAAATGAAACCAAAGAAGGCAAATGGGAAATCAAGCAGGAATTGGAGCCGTCAAAATTAAAAGGAAAAAATTATGTGCTATTCAATTTCCTTTACGCTTCTGAAAAAGCCTATAAAGATGGCGAAGACCCTGTTGCGTTGGATAATCGTTTAGACAATCAAGGGCAAATGCTAAAAGTCAATTTAAAAAAATCAGTAGCCATCAATACAAAAGCGCATTTGAAAGATGGGGGCAATACTTTTACCTATGGGGATGTCGTTGATATGTACGATGACGTGGAAATCACTCACAGTGAACTGGATGGCACAAAAGAAGCTTTTGAAACAATTTTAGTGGCACTGTTTCCTGATGGTAAGAGTGAAGAAATTTGGAAGTCTGGGCTTATCGATTATGTGGTGAAAGATGACCTCTTCACCAAAACCATCGTGACGGAAAAGGTAGACACTGGTAAATATCCAAAAGGTACCAAATTCACGTTTAAAGAAATCAACTATGACCAAGAAGGTGAAATCAATGCCAAACACAATGAGGACTTACAAGAAAAAGATCAAACACTCTACCCCAAAGAAGTTGAACAACCGAAAACTCCCGAAACGCCAGATGTACCACAAGAGAAGTCGTTGCCGCAAACAGGGGAACAAGTAAACTCGTTATTCTTAGTGGTAGGAACGGTTCTGATTTTACTAGCAGGTATGGTTTATCTGATGAAGAAACCCACTAAGTAA
- the rplS gene encoding 50S ribosomal protein L19: MNPLIQELTQEQLRTDIPAFRPGDTVRVHAKVVEGTRERIQLFEGVVIKRRGAGISETYTVRKISNGVGVERTYPLHTPRVAKIEVVRYGKVRRAKLYYLRALHGKAARIKEIRR, from the coding sequence ATGAATCCATTGATTCAAGAACTAACTCAAGAACAATTACGTACTGATATCCCAGCATTCCGTCCTGGGGACACTGTTCGTGTTCACGCGAAAGTTGTCGAAGGAACTCGCGAACGTATCCAGTTATTCGAAGGCGTTGTAATCAAACGTCGTGGAGCTGGCATCAGCGAAACTTACACTGTACGTAAAATCTCTAACGGTGTTGGTGTGGAACGTACGTACCCACTACACACACCACGTGTTGCGAAAATCGAAGTTGTTCGTTACGGTAAAGTGCGTCGTGCAAAACTTTACTACCTACGTGCATTACACGGAAAAGCAGCTCGTATCAAAGAAATTAGAAGATAG
- the trmD gene encoding tRNA (guanosine(37)-N1)-methyltransferase TrmD: MRIDVLTLFPKMIEEPLGESIIGKAVEKELLEINVHDFRQYSDNKHKQVDDYPYGGGAGMLLKVQPIYENLKAIEEESGNQKKRVILLDPAGKPFNQKMAEEFSQEEQLVFICGHYEGYDERIRSLVTDEVSLGDYVLTGGELGAMVMIDATVRLLPDVLGNQTSAKTDSHSTGLLEHPQYTRPAEFEGMGVPEVLMNGNHRLIEEWQLKESLRRTYLRRPDMLEKVTLTPEMETFLAEIKQEE, translated from the coding sequence ATGCGAATTGATGTCTTAACACTTTTTCCAAAAATGATCGAAGAACCTTTAGGTGAATCAATCATTGGGAAAGCTGTTGAAAAAGAGTTATTAGAGATCAATGTTCATGATTTTCGCCAATACTCAGATAATAAACACAAACAAGTGGATGATTATCCTTATGGTGGCGGAGCAGGAATGCTTTTGAAAGTCCAACCGATTTACGAGAATCTAAAAGCGATCGAGGAAGAGTCAGGAAATCAAAAGAAACGCGTGATTTTACTTGATCCAGCGGGAAAACCCTTCAATCAAAAAATGGCAGAGGAATTTTCTCAGGAAGAGCAGCTCGTGTTTATTTGTGGACACTATGAAGGCTATGATGAACGGATTCGGTCACTGGTGACAGATGAAGTCTCACTAGGAGATTATGTTCTGACTGGCGGTGAACTTGGGGCAATGGTCATGATCGATGCCACGGTACGCCTCTTGCCAGATGTCTTAGGAAATCAAACATCTGCAAAAACAGATTCGCATTCGACTGGACTATTGGAGCATCCGCAATACACACGTCCCGCGGAATTTGAGGGGATGGGCGTGCCAGAGGTTCTGATGAATGGCAACCATCGTTTGATCGAGGAATGGCAATTGAAGGAGTCTTTACGACGGACGTATTTGCGCCGACCAGATATGCTGGAAAAAGTAACTCTGACACCAGAAATGGAAACATTTTTAGCAGAAATTAAACAAGAAGAATAA
- the rimM gene encoding ribosome maturation factor RimM (Essential for efficient processing of 16S rRNA) translates to MTNYYKVGKIVNTHGIRGEVRIISTTDFTEERYQVGETLYLFRDGQDVLTLTIASYRRHKNFDLLSFEGYPNINDVEAFRDGILKISEKQLGALNEHEYYYHEIIGLTVVDDEENEIGKITEILSPGANDVWVVKRKGQKDALIPYIESVVKDIDLTEGVVHVEIPEGLLDDAN, encoded by the coding sequence GTGACTAATTATTATAAAGTTGGAAAAATCGTCAATACACATGGCATCCGCGGAGAAGTCCGGATCATTTCTACGACAGACTTTACGGAAGAACGGTATCAAGTCGGAGAAACGCTTTACTTGTTCCGTGACGGCCAAGATGTTTTGACCCTGACGATCGCCAGCTATCGCAGACACAAGAATTTTGATTTATTGAGCTTTGAAGGGTACCCAAATATCAATGATGTCGAAGCTTTTCGTGACGGTATTTTAAAAATCTCTGAGAAACAGCTAGGGGCACTCAACGAACACGAATATTATTATCATGAGATCATCGGATTGACGGTCGTAGATGATGAAGAGAATGAAATTGGTAAAATCACTGAGATTTTATCTCCTGGCGCAAACGACGTCTGGGTAGTCAAACGCAAAGGCCAAAAAGATGCGTTGATTCCCTACATTGAATCCGTGGTAAAAGACATTGATCTCACTGAAGGTGTCGTGCACGTCGAGATCCCAGAAGGGTTGTTGGACGATGCGAATTGA
- a CDS encoding membrane lipoprotein lipid attachment site-containing protein → MMKKFLFLFSALFVLAACNSGNNDSNDSTTKSTATATTKSSTSHSTASSSSTSNQSSANSTTKTQASSTQTDSSHSDHAMSALDELKANYPNDRFPDPASFSGGKPVGIMASEEQGTLKVTYYAVAEETPFNDPALSGQTPIAQFQRHTFDSKETAQNEVGQTYDPNGQQVDLGHNITGYQSAGAGSVYLGWKEGNWSLTVRGNNLEQEDPVPLAKQTVDYLEGAFLPVPHDAGQITLRVSPGEFQTNTVVWQNNQTVYTIMNGDAMTSLKMAVSMAK, encoded by the coding sequence ATGATGAAAAAATTTTTGTTCTTGTTTAGCGCGCTATTTGTTTTAGCTGCCTGTAATTCAGGAAATAATGATTCAAACGATAGCACCACGAAATCGACTGCCACAGCAACTACAAAAAGCAGCACATCACATTCGACAGCAAGCAGCTCAAGTACGAGTAACCAGTCGTCGGCCAATTCAACGACAAAGACACAAGCTAGTTCAACACAAACGGATTCGTCTCACAGCGATCATGCGATGTCTGCACTAGATGAATTGAAGGCCAATTATCCTAACGATCGTTTTCCTGATCCTGCCTCTTTTAGCGGAGGGAAGCCCGTCGGTATTATGGCTTCTGAGGAGCAAGGGACTTTGAAGGTGACATATTATGCTGTTGCTGAGGAGACGCCTTTTAATGATCCCGCTTTAAGTGGACAAACGCCCATCGCACAATTCCAACGCCATACGTTTGATTCAAAAGAAACGGCACAAAATGAAGTTGGTCAGACCTATGACCCGAACGGACAGCAAGTCGATCTCGGTCATAACATCACAGGATATCAAAGTGCCGGTGCTGGTTCTGTCTATTTAGGCTGGAAGGAAGGCAACTGGAGTCTGACTGTACGCGGAAATAATTTGGAACAAGAAGATCCTGTTCCATTGGCAAAACAGACAGTGGACTATTTAGAAGGAGCATTCTTACCGGTCCCTCATGACGCAGGGCAAATCACCCTAAGAGTATCACCCGGAGAGTTTCAAACAAATACAGTCGTTTGGCAGAATAACCAGACTGTCTATACGATCATGAACGGTGATGCAATGACTAGTTTGAAAATGGCTGTATCAATGGCAAAATAG
- a CDS encoding KH domain-containing protein produces MQDLTNLVLTIVHPLVTKPDEVKLEIEESKDFLEHNLTVAPEDIGRIIGKQGRVAKAIRTIVYSVRTNGPKKVRLNIVDGK; encoded by the coding sequence ATGCAAGATTTAACGAACCTTGTGTTGACCATTGTTCACCCTTTGGTGACAAAACCTGATGAAGTGAAGTTAGAGATCGAGGAGTCTAAAGATTTCTTGGAGCACAACTTAACAGTTGCACCTGAGGACATTGGCAGAATCATCGGAAAACAAGGCCGAGTAGCCAAAGCGATCCGCACGATCGTGTACAGCGTTCGGACGAATGGCCCGAAAAAAGTTCGTCTCAACATCGTGGATGGTAAATAA
- the rpsP gene encoding 30S ribosomal protein S16, which produces MAVKIRLKRMGSKKKPFYRIVVADSRSPRDGRFIETVGTYNPLKNPAEVVLKEEDVLNWLQKGAQPSDTVRNILSKEGIMQKHHDAKFAKK; this is translated from the coding sequence ATGGCAGTTAAAATTCGCTTGAAACGTATGGGTTCTAAAAAGAAACCTTTCTACCGTATCGTTGTTGCTGATTCTCGTTCTCCTCGTGATGGACGTTTTATCGAAACTGTGGGTACTTACAATCCTTTGAAAAACCCAGCAGAAGTCGTATTAAAAGAAGAAGATGTTTTAAACTGGTTACAAAAAGGTGCACAACCTTCTGATACAGTTCGTAACATTCTTTCTAAAGAAGGCATCATGCAAAAACACCACGACGCTAAATTCGCTAAGAAGTAA
- a CDS encoding NADPH-dependent FMN reductase, translating to MTKKIGILVGSLRKDSYNKMVAKKFAELLPEGFESTFIKIDDLPFYNEDLEVEGAVPEAWDRFRKEVGEVDGLFFVTPEYNRSVPAALKNALDVGSRPMGSSVWGGKPGLVVTVSPGGPGGFGANHALRQSLVFLDVPTLQQPEAYIGGIMNLVDNDGHIADGTVEFFKTITDKYIEFFNKLVK from the coding sequence ATGACAAAAAAAATTGGTATTTTAGTCGGCAGCCTGCGTAAAGATTCTTACAACAAAATGGTTGCGAAAAAATTTGCAGAATTATTACCTGAAGGGTTTGAATCAACCTTCATTAAGATCGATGACCTGCCTTTCTACAATGAAGATCTTGAAGTTGAAGGGGCTGTTCCTGAAGCCTGGGATCGTTTCCGTAAAGAAGTTGGCGAAGTCGATGGATTATTCTTTGTCACACCTGAATACAACCGTTCAGTTCCAGCGGCATTGAAAAATGCGCTAGATGTTGGCTCTCGTCCAATGGGAAGCAGTGTTTGGGGCGGCAAGCCTGGTCTAGTAGTAACAGTATCTCCTGGCGGCCCTGGTGGATTCGGTGCAAACCATGCCTTACGTCAATCATTAGTTTTCTTGGATGTTCCAACGTTGCAGCAACCTGAGGCCTACATTGGCGGCATTATGAACTTAGTAGATAACGATGGTCATATCGCTGATGGAACGGTAGAATTCTTCAAGACAATTACAGATAAATACATCGAATTCTTTAACAAGTTGGTTAAATAG
- a CDS encoding GNAT family N-acetyltransferase, with the protein MTVTIRLEEEKDYRIVEEITREAFWNLYVPGAEEHYIAHMLRKHPDFIPELTFVIEIDEKIIGSIFFSKAKVVDETGTNYPVISFGPVSIAPEYHRQGYGRMLIEHAIAEAKNLGYEAIVIAGFPYHYHPYGFVGSKKYNISMPDGQFYTGIMALPLKEGALDHVHGTIIFSEGMYPDPDGLAAYDQTFPEKEKRVLPHQAAFEAAVNERDEKVY; encoded by the coding sequence TTGACTGTTACTATCCGATTAGAGGAAGAAAAGGATTATCGAATCGTAGAAGAAATCACACGGGAGGCTTTTTGGAATCTATATGTCCCCGGCGCTGAGGAACACTACATTGCTCACATGCTCCGCAAGCACCCGGATTTTATTCCAGAACTTACCTTTGTCATTGAGATAGATGAAAAAATCATTGGCAGCATTTTTTTCAGCAAGGCAAAAGTCGTCGATGAGACTGGTACAAACTATCCGGTGATTTCCTTTGGTCCAGTCAGTATCGCACCTGAGTATCACCGGCAAGGCTATGGTCGTATGCTGATTGAGCACGCCATCGCTGAGGCAAAAAATCTTGGGTATGAGGCAATCGTTATTGCCGGCTTTCCTTACCACTACCATCCCTATGGTTTTGTTGGATCAAAGAAATACAACATTTCTATGCCCGATGGACAGTTTTACACCGGGATCATGGCTCTTCCTTTAAAAGAAGGCGCACTTGATCACGTGCATGGCACCATAATTTTCTCAGAAGGAATGTATCCTGATCCGGATGGTCTAGCAGCCTACGATCAAACATTCCCTGAAAAAGAGAAACGGGTCCTCCCTCACCAAGCAGCATTTGAAGCTGCTGTAAATGAGCGTGACGAAAAAGTCTATTGA
- a CDS encoding dihydrofolate reductase family protein: MARVVFYGAISLDGYLADKEDRLEWLYHQEGGEHIPYDSFYQTVDYTMMGRRTYDVVKRDAEMETIYPEKENYIFSHSKISVDDNMQVVDEDPVAFIQNLPADKTVWVVGGGALLQPVIEAGLIDEWWIQIVPILLGEGFPLFLPQTNQQKLRLIETEQFGQFAQLHLKK; encoded by the coding sequence GTGGCAAGAGTAGTATTTTACGGAGCGATCAGTTTAGATGGCTACCTAGCAGATAAGGAAGATAGACTCGAATGGTTGTACCACCAAGAAGGCGGGGAACACATTCCCTATGATTCCTTCTATCAAACGGTGGACTATACGATGATGGGCCGCCGAACCTATGACGTGGTAAAGCGCGATGCCGAAATGGAAACCATTTACCCGGAGAAAGAGAATTATATTTTTAGTCATTCAAAAATCAGCGTGGACGATAACATGCAGGTAGTTGATGAAGATCCAGTAGCCTTTATCCAAAATCTCCCAGCAGATAAAACCGTTTGGGTCGTTGGCGGCGGTGCGTTGTTGCAGCCAGTGATCGAAGCAGGTCTCATTGATGAATGGTGGATTCAAATTGTACCGATTCTACTTGGTGAAGGCTTTCCGTTGTTTTTACCGCAAACGAATCAGCAAAAACTGCGTCTGATTGAAACAGAGCAGTTTGGTCAATTTGCGCAATTGCACTTAAAGAAATAA
- a CDS encoding DNA-3-methyladenine glycosylase I: MYRCQWSGNNENMQVYHDTVWGVPEYEDQRLFRKLILDMNQAGLSWQTILNKMENFDQAYDQFDIEKVARYDEEKVASLMQDAGIIRNRRKIEAAIINAQKVLEMQAEGLSFSDYLWGFVDHQVVDNKISAVSEIPAKTELSDTIAKDLKKRGFKFVGSTTIYAFLQAVGIVNDHETACFRYQELSKKV, encoded by the coding sequence ATGTATCGATGTCAATGGTCTGGAAATAATGAAAATATGCAGGTGTATCACGACACAGTGTGGGGTGTGCCAGAATATGAGGATCAGCGCCTTTTTCGCAAGTTGATTTTAGACATGAATCAAGCAGGGTTGAGTTGGCAAACGATTTTGAACAAAATGGAAAATTTTGATCAAGCCTATGACCAGTTCGATATTGAAAAAGTAGCACGTTATGATGAAGAGAAAGTGGCATCACTGATGCAAGATGCAGGAATCATTCGCAATCGTCGGAAAATAGAAGCGGCGATCATCAATGCACAGAAAGTGTTGGAGATGCAGGCAGAAGGTCTCAGCTTTTCTGATTATTTGTGGGGCTTCGTCGATCACCAAGTCGTTGATAATAAAATCAGCGCGGTGTCAGAAATACCTGCTAAAACCGAATTGTCCGATACGATCGCAAAGGACTTGAAAAAAAGAGGGTTCAAATTCGTCGGAAGTACGACGATCTATGCCTTTTTGCAAGCAGTGGGAATCGTTAATGACCATGAAACGGCTTGTTTCCGCTATCAGGAGCTAAGCAAGAAAGTGTAA
- a CDS encoding GntR family transcriptional regulator, with protein MVRIDKNSSRAYYEQLVLGIKEDILHGILQPGDKIPSVREMAKQLLMNPNTISKAYKVLENERVLVTVKGKGTFVRAIEESPRDELRVQELKQTLNELIIEARHLQISQEELIHWVKESEESLGGSSS; from the coding sequence ATGGTGCGTATTGATAAAAATAGCAGCCGCGCTTACTATGAGCAGCTGGTTTTAGGGATCAAGGAAGATATTTTACACGGAATCTTACAGCCCGGAGACAAAATTCCTTCTGTTCGAGAAATGGCGAAGCAGCTATTGATGAATCCAAATACCATTAGTAAAGCCTATAAAGTCTTAGAAAATGAACGCGTCCTTGTCACGGTCAAAGGTAAAGGGACATTTGTTCGTGCCATCGAAGAAAGTCCCCGTGATGAGCTTCGTGTCCAAGAGCTGAAGCAGACACTGAATGAACTCATCATCGAAGCCCGTCATTTACAGATCTCGCAAGAAGAGTTAATACACTGGGTCAAAGAATCAGAAGAAAGCTTAGGAGGTTCGTCATCTTGA
- a CDS encoding ABC transporter ATP-binding protein, protein MIIENINKEMDQRVVLKNITLELAKHEIVGLVGRNGSGKTTLLRVMAGHYLPDAGDITIDQRSIFEYPEMKQELFFIDEKENFLRTYSLKKISAFYQLAYPNFDTTLFTELVNKHAFVLSKNYRQLSKGQQALYQIILAVSSNAHYLLLDEPFDGLDIIVKKEIIGLLMEHLSEHSRTALISSHNLLELESLIDRVLLLKEHTIIKDYRLEDMRQKAKKLQLVFKTKKVPSIVKEHSKLIDFQGRVVTVVFEDFSVELEEAIKEQDPLVYEELPLTLEDLFEANLKPRRKGLLK, encoded by the coding sequence TTGATAATCGAGAATATAAATAAAGAAATGGATCAGCGTGTGGTTTTAAAAAATATTACGCTTGAATTAGCTAAACATGAAATCGTAGGACTTGTTGGTCGCAACGGCTCTGGAAAGACGACCCTTTTACGTGTGATGGCTGGGCACTATCTTCCAGATGCCGGAGATATTACCATTGACCAGCGCTCCATTTTTGAATATCCAGAAATGAAGCAAGAACTTTTTTTCATTGATGAAAAAGAAAATTTTCTACGTACGTATTCTCTTAAAAAAATTTCAGCCTTTTATCAATTGGCATATCCAAACTTTGATACAACTTTATTTACAGAGCTGGTGAACAAGCACGCCTTTGTCTTATCCAAAAACTATCGGCAGCTTTCTAAAGGGCAGCAAGCCTTGTATCAGATCATTTTAGCTGTGAGTTCAAACGCACACTATTTATTACTAGATGAACCCTTTGATGGATTGGATATTATTGTAAAAAAAGAAATCATCGGTTTGCTGATGGAACATTTAAGTGAGCATTCCCGCACCGCGTTGATTTCTTCTCATAATTTATTAGAGTTGGAAAGCTTGATCGATCGCGTTCTCCTTTTAAAAGAGCATACGATCATTAAAGATTATCGTTTAGAAGACATGCGGCAAAAAGCCAAGAAGCTTCAGCTAGTGTTCAAAACAAAAAAAGTTCCTTCTATAGTAAAGGAGCATTCTAAGCTGATTGATTTTCAAGGGCGGGTCGTCACTGTCGTCTTTGAAGACTTTTCAGTAGAACTTGAAGAGGCAATCAAGGAACAGGACCCTCTTGTATACGAGGAGCTGCCTTTGACCTTGGAAGATCTTTTCGAAGCAAATTTAAAACCACGTAGAAAGGGGCTATTGAAATGA